CAACGGTGAATTGGCGTTTCGCAACGACTGATGCGCGAGTTAAATTAGGGCGACTATATCCTACGATTGAACCCGGCAAAGTTGATTTGGCAGACCACTAGTGTGGTCTAGATATTGGCTCCAAATTGAAATTTCCGTAAGGGCGTTTTGCATAACGCCCCTACCGGAGTCCTCATATGTAGCCTGAGTTTCGAGGGTAGGAGGCAGAGCCTCCGTAACTCCATTTCCAAGCAGGAGCTTGGAAACGAGGTCTGTATGAGATTTGTTTACGAAGAAAGTGACAGAAGAGGGATATTATTCATACGGCATCAACACCGCCCGCAACTCTCCAGCACGATTGCGGGTCGTGTGCAAATCCACATACAGCATGTTGTTTTCCAATGCGGTCAACTGCTCTGCTGTCAGCGTGTATTCGCCCATCGCCGTGCCTGCTCGTCCGGTATCATCCAGCATCACCGTCAGTGCATATTGGAAGGGGCCGTTTTCACTGGGCATTCCCCGGTGAATGTGGAAAGCAGAGGTGATGTTGGGGTTGGGAGGATTGACCGGGTCGGTGGCATAGTCGCGGAGCGGGCTGGAGAGATTTCTAAAGCTGCCTCGCACAATCAGGCGATCGCCCGACAGCACCGCTCCAACGGTTCCTAACGCTTGGGTTTGAGGGCTAGTGGGCACCACATTCGCTTTGCTCATCATGGCCACATAGGTCTTTAAGCCACGGTTGGGCATTCCCTGCGCCATCAAAACTGACTTTGCCGTTTGTAGATTAGCGGTTGCTTCTGCCTTCAACGCATCATTCGTGGCAACTTGCGCGATTTCTTCTTTGACTGGCGATTGGGTCACTTCAAGCGTGACTCCACTGAAGGCGGGGGAATGAATCCCGATCGTGAGCAGACCACTTAAAACTGCCAGCAACAAGCTTTTGAACCAACTTTTCCAGGTGTGCATAATCTTTCCCTTCGTGCATCCATCAATATCTGTGAAACCTGATCTTCGGGTTTCAATAACACTACGTAGCTCAACTCAATTTGGATGGGATGGCTTTCAAATTACAGCGGTTTGTAGAGGAGCACGACACAACGAATACCTGCGCGTGCTTTGCAGTGAAGTTTTACACCGAAGAAGGTAACTGAGACCTGATCTAAATAGTCAGATACGAGCATTCGCAGTTAAATTATTCGTAGTTGACTAGTTTTCTCCTCTGGGTAAACCCCGTTGTGTAGCGATGATCGCTGGGTTTACTCAGAGGACTTTTTTATGCAGCAAGAGGGCAATACCCAAGCCGTTTATAGCGGTACCCGTTCAGGTGAAGTACGGGGTGTGGAGGTATCACCCTCACGCAGGGGCACTGCCCCCTTGTACTCGCCGCACTGAACCAACTTGCACATGCCTGTAATGAACCATAGGGACGGAAATGTTGAGTTTGGGCAACGCTTCACACCATTTCTGTAGATTTGGGCTAAACATGAATATCCCCATAGTCTTTAATCACTGATGAGATTTGTTTACGGAGCAAGTGACAGAAAAGGAATCAGTGTTTTGTGAAACGCCCCTATCAAGGGATTGGCATCTCGATAGTATCTTCCCTACTGCAACACAATCTATGAATCTCCTGCCTTATCATTCCTTCACGATTCAGACTCCAGACCCACCTGAGGTTGTCCGTCAGAGGCTTGCCACCCACATCGAAGCACCCAAAATATTACGCTGGCAGTTCTCCCACCACCACGCACCCTATGAGGGCAAGATTTGGGAAACCGGATTTGAACTGCGCCGGATCATTCACTATCGCAATTCGTTTTTACCAACAGTTCGGGGGCGGTTTGAAGTCACTAGCCAGGGGACGGACGTTCATATCACGATGGGAATGCATCCCGTTGTGACTGCGTTTTTAGCCATTTGGGGATTCTTCTGGTACAGTGCCCTCATTCCCCTGACTCTGGCGGGAGGAATGCCCGGTGAGGTTGCCCTACTCTTCCTCGGATTGCCCACCATCCTATTCGTGGGATTCTGGTATGCCTTCTGGTACGAGGCAAATCGGGCTCAGGACGATCTGATAG
The sequence above is drawn from the Oscillatoria sp. FACHB-1407 genome and encodes:
- a CDS encoding CHRD domain-containing protein, producing MHTWKSWFKSLLLAVLSGLLTIGIHSPAFSGVTLEVTQSPVKEEIAQVATNDALKAEATANLQTAKSVLMAQGMPNRGLKTYVAMMSKANVVPTSPQTQALGTVGAVLSGDRLIVRGSFRNLSSPLRDYATDPVNPPNPNITSAFHIHRGMPSENGPFQYALTVMLDDTGRAGTAMGEYTLTAEQLTALENNMLYVDLHTTRNRAGELRAVLMPYE